The Triticum dicoccoides isolate Atlit2015 ecotype Zavitan chromosome 6A, WEW_v2.0, whole genome shotgun sequence genome has a window encoding:
- the LOC119315733 gene encoding uncharacterized protein LOC119315733, with protein sequence MGTSLLNLLLMEVAAIVSIILLSLLVVLSSYRRRAGHPALRLFVWAASTLFLPLVSYAVSAAAKWDAARVPLLLAWTVFLQILRNTIDTARSSSLTIDSNASGGSKFRPSVEQLARMGWVAFLIISSGGEAGSPQLTGVLLWLWVLSLVKLIHRLVAAELARNSFAVGLNAYLVSDYMKQLHCREQDHPGEDSAQDGVPPYLVMGEEKLHIEARPHGYQIGRTSQAPSLCADAGHVVTMDRIWRLFSAGDSLLASYPHTKDLCLSFALFKLQLRRFLGCPLAEVGSRRALAFVHDGLLAGSPERAFGVIETELAFLADLLYSKLTSFYASGWWFPVLNSILVLATWLSCLAAGGAIVHDMTTQGTALAVDYEQLRNYLQRHDTVFHAIAGLDVLVTVSFIVAIVFTEGWEIANYVRSDWIKVVTICEYARRPSWRRSRWTRGKLARVLRFNSVQRWDDRFGQTSVLQTRMCYCGCVSRQVDRISKTSVPVPPSVKAAIVTTLRTNHGALGNGVLSLQRSGVADKFTWACRVGAGGSGERSISEQILVWHVATSLLEIKRSEAAAHGSDDNDVEDGGDCDDTVVVATHLSRYCAYLVALKPQLLPDHPAWTEELYEGVAEEVARVLARCAGPLVRYERAATCLGESMNETLRKASKLARQLAEEVGDEEAVWRILAEFWAELIVFLAPSENVTAHAKSLRRGGEFITVLWALLGHAGIVCRPESDVEHSC encoded by the coding sequence ATGGGAACCAGCCTGCTGAACCTTCTCCTCATGGAGGTGGCGGCCATCGTGAGCATCATCCTCCTGTCCCTCCTCGTCGTGCTCAGCTCCtaccgccgccgcgccggccaccCCGCGCTCCGCCTCTTCGTGTGGGCCGCGTCCACGCTCTTCCTCCCGCTCGTCTCCTACGCCGTCTCCGCGGCCGCCAAGTGGGACGCCGCGCGCGTGCCCCTCCTCCTCGCCTGGACCGTCTTCCTCCAGATCCTGCGCAACACCATCGACACCGCCCGCTCCTCCTCCCTCACCATCGACAGCAACGCCTCCGGCGGCAGCAAGTTCCGCCCCTCCGTCGAGCAGTTGGCGCGGATGGGCTGGGTGGCGTTCCTCATCATAAGCAGCGGCGGAGAGGCCGGGAGCCCGCAGCTCACCGGCGTGCTCCTTTGGCTCTGGGTGCTCAGCCTCGTCAAGCTCATCCACCGGCTCGTCGCCGCGGAGCTCGCGAGGAACTCGTTCGCCGTCGGCCTCAACGCTTACCTCGTCTCCGACTACATGAAGCAACTCCATTGCCGAGAGCAAGATCATCCAGGAGAAGACAGCGCGCAAGACGGCGTGCCGCCTTACCTGGTGATGGGCGAGGAGAAGCTGCATATCGAGGCCAGGCCGCATGGGTACCAAATTGGCCGGACTTCTCAGGCGCCGTCGTTGTGCGCCGATGCCGGGCACGTGGTCACCATGGACCGGATATGGCGCCTTTTTTCCGCCGGAGACTCGCTCCTCGCGTCCTATCCGCACACCAAGGATCTCTGCCTGTCCTTCGCCCTGTTCAAGCTGCAGCTCCGGAGGTTCCTCGGGTGCCCCCTCGCGGAGGTGGGCTCTCGCCGAGCTCTCGCATTCGTCCACGATGGCCTCCTCGCGGGGAGCCCCGAGAGAGCATTCGGGGTGATCGAGACCGAGCTGGCCTTCCTCGCCGACTTGCTGTACTCCAAGCTCACCTCCTTCTACGCCAGCGGGTGGTGGTTCCCGGTGCTCAACTCCATCCTCGTGCTCGCCACGTGGCTCAGCTGCCTCGCGGCCGGCGGCGCCATCGTGCACGACATGACCACCCAAGGCACGGCGCTCGCCGTGGACTACGAGCAGCTCAGGAACTACCTGCAGCGCCACGACACCGTGTTTCACGCCATCGCCGGCCTCGACGTGCTCGTCACCGTCTCCTTCATCGTCGCCATCGTCTTCACGGAAGGGTGGGAGATCGCCAACTACGTCCGCTCCGACTGGATCAAGGTGGTCACCATCTGCGAGTACGCGCGCCGCCCGTCGTGGCGCAGGTCGCGGTGGACGCGCGGCAAGCTCGCCCGCGTCCTCCGGTTCAACTCCGTCCAGCGCTGGGACGACCGGTTCGGTCAGACGTCCGTCCTGCAGACCCGCATGTGCTACTGCGGATGCGTTTCCCGGCAGGTCGACCGGATCTCCAAGACGTCGGTCCCCGTGCCGCCGTCGGTCAAGGCAGCCATCGTGACGACGCTGAGGACGAACCACGGAGCACTCGGGAACGGCGTGCTGTCGTTGCAACGGAGCGGCGTCGCCGATAAGTTTACCTGGGCTTGCCGTGTCGGCGCCGGCGGCAGTGGTGAGAGAAGCATCTCCGAGCAGATCCTCGTGTGGCATGTCGCCACGAGTTTGCTCGAGATCAAGCGCTCGGAGGCAGCTGCTCATGGCAGCGACGACAACGACGTCGAGGACGGCGGAGACTGCGACGACACGGTGGTCGTGGCGACACACCTGTCACGGTACTGCGCGTACCTCGTGGCGCTGAAGCCGCAGCTCCTGCCGGACCACCCGGCGTGGACGGAGGAGCTCTACGAGGGCGTCGCGGAGGAGGTGGCGAGGGTCCTCGCGCGCTGCGCCGGGCCGTTGGTGCGGTACGAGCGCGCGGCGACGTGCCTCGGCGAGAGCATGAACGAGACGCTGCGGAAGGCTTCGAAGCTCGCCCGGCAGCTGGCCGAGGAggtcggcgacgaggaggcggtctGGAGAATCCTGGCCGAGTTCTGGGCGGAGCTCATCGTCTTCCTGGCGCCGTCGGAGAACGTCACGGCGCATGCCAAGTCGCTCCGCCGTGGCGGCGAGTTCATCACCGTGCTTTGGGCGTTGCTCGGGCATGCGGGCATTGTTTGTCGTCCCGAGAGTGATGTCGAACACTCGTGTTAG